A genomic window from Gossypium hirsutum isolate 1008001.06 chromosome D10, Gossypium_hirsutum_v2.1, whole genome shotgun sequence includes:
- the LOC107914288 gene encoding zinc finger CCCH domain-containing protein 44 isoform X2, translated as MKKMFVLYASMAGVSCFVIAGWHICSTCQKASYYMCYMCTYSLCKDCTKDADYVNVRGNKGFCGLCMRTIMLIENTALGTKEMVQVDFDDQTSWEYLFKVYWTLLKEKLSLSLDEIIKAKNPWKEIATMERPFEDLGASYSKRRKTMKQQKLLNKVESPDGTIGAGEKGHTKEYPSLLDRKEKELASPLKGGDVLSDIGSRETSIAVHSTEMELSVNKIETDKIWHYQDPLGKIQGPFTMAMLRRWSMSGHFPPGLRIWRASERQEDSTLLTDALDGRYSQVQQLFHNSCVPTEDERDGDIRESWDLNVDQVESKQVEGCSNSMQNNANGHCCGNNESAKSKELGSQSSSCTTPVHTVTSSTVQTGSPVPHWEPLKGDNYFPGLPRVSSSRPSSTLSAKLCETQSLQVIRGHGVEKWDHGSININENLNETSEVQIIAGNVKQEDSEGKSGKSCGQSWRSPLNDASNGWDSNCGLISLARVLEAAKHNHDIDFPDFPTSTSKLNHKDSEPQATKSKQSLSSSAHHQDSGPSWSTASSLVGNGPQLSEAAGELGGYSSTPAKPSVEEWDSDLVPNSSLKQTNLGSDHAATPTSGTGQMAHSSPTDPAENASGWDSIVPEPNEYSFGDESVSDLLAEVEAMESLNGLASPTSSLRYDRELVHGAEPGCFCPVGGFSPAPDPGKNDALSSTNDLGMPSASTLTNEPIGVSWSEVLDAQKSSGWHSSTSAEMDEDKWPSDASVNRYEAGSDMQVPAPLATWCMAAVNTTWRAG; from the exons GGTGGCACATATGTAGCACTTGTCAGAAGGCTTCATATTATATGTGCTATATGTGTACATATTCCTTGTGCAAGGATTGCACTAAAGATGCTGATTATGTGAACGTAAGAGGAAATAAAGGATTTTGTGGATTGTGCATGAGAACTATAATGCTGATTGAAAACACTGCCTTAGGAACTAAGGAAATG GTTCAAGTGGATTTTGATGATCAAACTAGTTGGGAGTATCTTTTCAAGGTGTATTGGACTTTGTTGAAAGAGAAGCTATCATTAAGTTTAGATGAGATTATTAAAGCTAAAAATCCCTGGAAAGAAATTGCTACCATGGAAAGGCCTTTTGAAGACCTAGGAGCTAGTTATTCGAAGAGAAGAAAAACGATGAAACAACAGAAGCTTTTGAACAAAGTTGAATCTCCTGACGGCACAATTGGGGCTGGTGAGAAGGGACACACAAAAGAATATCCTTCGTTGCTTGATAGGAAGGAAAAGGAGCTGGCCTCTCCACTAAAGGGAGGTGATGTCTTGAGTGATATTGGAAGCAGAGAAACTAGCATAGCAGTTCATTCTACAGAAATGGAGTTATCTGTAAATAAGATTGAGACAGATAAAATATGGCACTATCAAGATCCACTTGGGAAAATTCAAGGGCCATTTACTATGGCAATGTTACGTAGATGGAGCATGAGTGGTCATTTCCCACCTGGTTTGAGAATATGGAGAGCAAGTGAAAGGCAAGAGGACTCCACCCTCTTAACTGATGCTTTGGATGGGCGGTACAGCCAAGTGCAACAACTGTTTCATAACAGCTGTGTACCAACTGAGGACGAAAGGGATGGAGATATTAGGGAGAGTTGGGATCTGAATGTGGATCAGGTGGAAAGTAAACAAGTAGAAGGGTGCTCGAACTCAATGCAGAATAATGCAAATGGTCATTGTTGTGGTAACAATGAATCTGCAAAGAGCAAAGAATTGGGCTCTCAATCTTCTTCTTGCACCACTCCCGTACATACGGTCACTTCCAGTACGGTACAAACAGGAAGTCCCGTGCCACATTGGGAGCCTCTGAAGGGTGATAATTACTTCCCTGGCCTGCCTCGAGTGAGTAGTTCACGTCCCTCATCTACATTATCTGCAAAACTATGTGAAACGCAGTCTCTTCAAGTTATCAGAGGTCATGGGGTTGAAAAATGGGACCATGGTTCCattaacattaacgaaaatttgaaCGAGACCTCTGAAGTTCAAATTATTGCTGGAAATGTGAAGCAAGAAGATAGTGAGGGAAAATCTGGCAAATCTTGTGGGCAAAGCTGGAGGTCACCTTTAAATGATGCTTCAAATGGATGGGATTCCAATTGTGGTCTCATTTCTCTGGCTAGGGTTCTTGAAGCAGCAAAGCACAATCATGATATTGATTTCCCAGACTTTCCTACCTCCACATCAAAGTTGAACCACAAAGACTCAGAACCCCAGGCTACTAAAAGCAAACAGTCTCTTTCTTCAAGTGCTCATCATCAGGATTCAGGTCCTAGTTGGAGCACAGCTTCTAGTCTAGTGGGTAATGGACCACAGCTTTCTGAAGCAGCTGGTGAATTGGGTGGGTATTCCTCCACCCCAGCGAAACCTTCTGTAGAGGAATGGGACTCTGATCTTGTGCCCAACTCTTCACTGAAGCAAACTAACCTGGGAAGTGATCATGCTGCTACTCCAACTTCTGGAACTGGCCAAATGGCACATTCTTCTCCCACAGATCCTGCAGAAAATGCATCTGGTTGGGATTCAATTGTTCCTGAACCTAACGAGTATTCTTTTGGTGATGAGTCAGTTTCTGATCTCTTGGCTGAAGTTGAAGCGATGGAGTCTCTTAATGGATTGGCGTCACCTACATCAAGTTTACGCTATGACAGAGAGTTGGTTCACGGTGCTGAACCTGGTTGTTTTTGTCCTGTAGGAGGATTTAGCCCTGCACCTGATCCAGGAAAAAATGATGCTTTGAGCTCAACAAATGATCTAGGAATGCCATCTGCGTCTACTTTGACCAATGAGCCAATTGGGGTCTCTTGGTCTGAAGTTCTTGATGCTCAGAAGAGTTCTGGTTGGCATTCTTCCACGAGTGCTGAAATGGATGAAGATAAATGGCCCAGCGATGCCTCT